Part of the Streptomyces sp. f51 genome is shown below.
CACCGTCGGCAACAACGTCTTCAACGGCAACACCACCAGGGTCGACGCCTTCGGCCTCAAACTGGCCATGCGCCTGCACTCCAAGGACGGTTACGACACCGAGGTCGGTGAGAACCGGCAGACCTTCGCCGAGGACCGCGCGACCACCTTCCAGCGGTTCACGGCCGCCGTGCCCGACCAGTTCAAGGTGCTGGCGCAGACCCAGTCCCCGTACCGGATCATCGCGCCCGGCAGCGACCCGAGCTTCCGGGCCGGCGGAGCCAACGCCAACTACTTCACTGCCTATGCCCAGTCCGTGGGCGTGAACGCCGCCACCTCCGACATCTTCGGCTGCGCGGCGGCGCTCGCCGGCAACCCGAACATGTGCGCCGCCCTCAACCGTCACGTGGCGACCCTGCCCGCCTCCCAACAGGGCGATCCCGCCCAGTTCTACAAGGCGGCACCCGCCAACTACTACGCCAAGTTCTGGCACGACAACGCCATCAACAACCTCGCCTACGGCTTCCCCTACGACGACGTGGCGGGCCAGTCCTCGTTCATCTCCCACGGCAGCCCGCAGTGGCTGCTGGTCGCCGTCGGCTGGTAGCCGGGGCCGCGGGCGCGGGGCGGCTCGGCCCCGTGCCCGCGGCGAAGGAGCCGATTCAGCGAAGGGGGTCGATCACGACGCCGGGATTGAGGATCCCGGACGGGTCCAGCACGGCCTTGCCCGCCCGCAGGGCGGCGGCGAACAGGTCCGGGCGCTGCCGGTCGTACCACGGCCGGTGGTCCCGGCCCACCGCGTGATGGTGGGTGATGGTGGCGCCGTGCGCGAGCAGCGCCTCGGACACCGCCCGCTTGATCTCGTCCCACTGCTCCACGGTCCTGCCCCACGTGCCCGAGGCGTAGACCCCGAAGTACGGGGCGGGTCCGTCGGGATAGACGTGGGTGAACCGGCAGGTCACGACGCCCGTGGCGCCGACCTGGCGCATCGCGTCCCGGGCCGCGCTGTCCACGGCCGCGCGCAGCGCGTCGAACCGGTCCCAGGTGCAGGCCGTCTCGAACGTCTCGACGATCATGCCCTGAGCCGCGAGGGCGTCCCGTTGGTAGGGCATCCGCAGGAAGGAGGAGCGCCAGGTGTCGGCGGCCGAGGTCCGCGCGGTCGTGTCCGCGGTGTCGGTGTGGCGCGGCGGCTCGGGCAGCGTGCCCCCGTGATCCCGGCAGAGTTCCAGGGCGCGTTCCATCCAGGCGGTCACCGGGTGGTCGGCGGACTCGAAGCCGAGCACCAGGACCGCGGTCGGGCTGCCCGCGTTGATGAAGGCCTCCACCGGGTCCAGCAGGCGGCAGTTGGCGGGATCGAGCCCGGACTGCGCGAGGGCTCGTACGGCCCGGACGCCCGCTTCGTAGTCCTTGAACGCGACCGAGGCTCCGGACCGCCGGCGCGGACGGTCCTGGAGGCGTACCCAGGCCTGGGTGATGACACCGAGCGACCCCTCGGAACCGAGGAACATCCGGTCGGGCGAGGGTCCGGCACCCGAGCCCGGCAGCCGGCGGCTCTCGACCACGCCGGCGGGGGTGACCACCCGCAGCGACTCGGTGAGGTCGTCGATGTGCGTGAGACGGGTCGCGAAATGACCGCCCGCCCGGGTCGCCAGCCAGCCGCCGAGCGTGGAGAACTCGAAGGACTGGGGGAAGAACCGGAGCGTGTACCCGTGGGGCCTGAGCTGCTCCTCCAGATCGGGGCCGAGGACGCCGGCCTGCACGAGCGCCGCCCGACTGGTCCCGTCCACCTCCAGGACCCGGTCCAGGCGGCCGAGATCCAGGCTGACCACCCCGGCGTACTCCGCGCCCGTACGGGCTTCGACGCCTCCCACCACCGAGGTGCCGCCGCCGAACGGGACGACGGCGATCCCGGCTCCGTCGCACCACTCCAGCGTCCGTACGACCTCGGCCTCCGACGTGGGACGCATGACCAGGTCCGGCACATGGGGCAGCTGCCCGAGCAGCGCGCGGACGACGTCGCGGAACGCCTGGCCGTGGCTGTGCGCCAGCCGGTCGCGGGTGTCGTACGAGGCCAGCGCGGCCAGCGCGGGGGGAGCCGTGACCCGGCTCGGTGCCACGTCGAACGACTCCACCGGTGGGGCCTCGTGGACGGTCAGGTCGGCGTCCGGAAGCAACTCGGCGGTGCGGCGGGTGAGTTCGGCGCGCTCCGCGCCGGTCACGGCGTCCTCGACGTTGCCCCAGCCCCACCACGAACGGGTCCTGTCGCTCATCGCTCTCCCCAGGTCATCCGACTTGAACCACTGAACTGAACATCGGGTAACTTACCGGTCGGTCACTTTGGCATAGGGTGGGGACATGAGCAAGCAGGCGAGGGCCACGCAGGGCGTGGGCACCAAGGGGATGCCCCGCAGGGACCGGGAGCGGCTGATCCTGGAGGCGGCCGCCGAGGAGTTCGGCGCGAAGGGCTACGCGCGCGGGTCGACCGCGCAGGTGGCGGCACGGGCCGGCATCACCAAACCCATGATCTACGAGTACTTCGGGTCCAAGGACAGCCTCTATCTGACCTGCCTCGACCAGGCCGGCACCCGCCTGGTCGAGGCCGTCGCGTCCGCCCAGCAGGGCCCCTCGGACCTCTCGCGCGCCGTGCGCACCCTGGAGGC
Proteins encoded:
- a CDS encoding FAD-binding oxidoreductase is translated as MSDRTRSWWGWGNVEDAVTGAERAELTRRTAELLPDADLTVHEAPPVESFDVAPSRVTAPPALAALASYDTRDRLAHSHGQAFRDVVRALLGQLPHVPDLVMRPTSEAEVVRTLEWCDGAGIAVVPFGGGTSVVGGVEARTGAEYAGVVSLDLGRLDRVLEVDGTSRAALVQAGVLGPDLEEQLRPHGYTLRFFPQSFEFSTLGGWLATRAGGHFATRLTHIDDLTESLRVVTPAGVVESRRLPGSGAGPSPDRMFLGSEGSLGVITQAWVRLQDRPRRRSGASVAFKDYEAGVRAVRALAQSGLDPANCRLLDPVEAFINAGSPTAVLVLGFESADHPVTAWMERALELCRDHGGTLPEPPRHTDTADTTARTSAADTWRSSFLRMPYQRDALAAQGMIVETFETACTWDRFDALRAAVDSAARDAMRQVGATGVVTCRFTHVYPDGPAPYFGVYASGTWGRTVEQWDEIKRAVSEALLAHGATITHHHAVGRDHRPWYDRQRPDLFAAALRAGKAVLDPSGILNPGVVIDPLR